One Coffea arabica cultivar ET-39 chromosome 5c, Coffea Arabica ET-39 HiFi, whole genome shotgun sequence DNA window includes the following coding sequences:
- the LOC140007369 gene encoding uncharacterized protein has protein sequence MDPNYLHNCHVFIFDGKNDFEVWRSMMKNFFQNIGVWNIVETGYTEPIEGIELSSDAVKELERNRQLDCKAMYYLNTQVQLHVAKKFIHAKSAKEAWTILVNLNRGAANVRKIRLQELRRQFELSQMKSTESVKDFIGTIKEIVNDMESNGENLEEVRVVENVLRSLATKFHTKKTVLEATKDLDNLSLAELEGELLTYEMSLNQQLSDTVEEVLQAKVDHPKGKEGVNRMDTNQRRQNFRGRERGGRGNFRGRGRGNYSYQPRNNFNGDQENSQQQSQRNNFQRRDRSNVQCYNCGKIDHYQNECWSNEEVYAKVAENSSDREETLLFSSSTSEESMKNDWFIDSGCSNHMCGKKEMFSDLDESFHASVRFGNNEKVPVLGKGKIRIILQDGSSNYISDVFYVPSLYHNLLSLGQLSEKGYDLHFKYGDGTISDEKLGLIAKVKMNRSRL, from the coding sequence ATGGATCCAAATTATTTGCACAATTGTCACGTTTTTATCTTCGATGGTAAAAACGATTTTGAGGTTTGGAGGTCGATGATGaagaattttttccaaaatattggAGTTTGGAATATTGTCGAAACAGGATATACGGAGCCGATAGAAGGTATAGAATTATCAAGCGATGCAGTTAAAGAATTAGAGAGAAATAGACAGTTGGATTGCAAGGCAATGTACTATCTCAACACTCAAGTCCAGTTGCATGTTGCCAAAAAATTTATACATGCAAAGTCGGCAAAAGAGGCTTGGACAATTTTGGTGAACTTAAATCGAGGTGCTGCTAACGTGAGAAAAATCAGATTGCAGGAACTTAGGAGACAATTTGAGTTGTCCCAGATGAAATCCACGGAGTCAGTTAAAGATTTTATTGGCACAATTAAAGAAATTGTCAATGATATGGAGTCCAATGGTGAGAATTTGGAAGAGGTTAGAGTTGTTGAAAATGTTCTAAGATCTCTAGCtaccaaatttcacaccaaGAAGACGGTCCTTGAAGCCACAAAGGACCTTGACAATTTGTCACTTGCTGAATTGGAAGGTGAATTGCTAACGTATGAGATGTCCCTGAATCAGCAGCTATCGGATACAGTAGAGGAGGTGTTACAAGCCAAGGTAGATCacccaaaaggaaaagagggggTGAATCGTATGGACACAAATCAAAGGCGCCAGAATTTCAGAGGTAGAGAACGTGGAGGCAGAGGTAACTTTCGTGGTCGTGGAAGAGGTAATTATTCTTACCAACCTAGAAATAATTTTAATGGGGATCAGGAAAATAGTCAACAACAAAgtcaaagaaataattttcaaaggcGTGATAGATCTAATGTCCAATGTTATAATTGTGGTAAAATTGATCATTATCAGAATGAATGTTGGTCCAATGAAGAGGTGTATGCTAAAGTGGCTGAAAATAGTAGTGATAGAGAGGAGACCTTGTTGTTTTCTAGTTCTACATCTGAAGAGTCTATGAAGAATGATTGGTTTATTGATTCTGGTTGTAGTAATCATATGTGTGGTAAAAAGGAGATGTTTTCTGACTTGGATGAATCTTTTCATGCATCTGTGAGATTTGGAAACAATGAAAAAGTGCCTGTTCTTGGCAAAGGAAAAATCAGAATTATCTTGCAAGATGGGTCTTCAAATTATATTTCTGATGTTTTTTATGTGCCAAGTTTATATCATAACTTGTTGAGTTTGGGACAACTATCTGAGAAAGGTTATGATCTGCATTTTAAATATGGTGATGGCACCATAAGTGATGAGAAATTGGGATTAATTGCCAAGGTAAAAATGAACCGTAGTCGTTTGTAG
- the LOC113689971 gene encoding trans-resveratrol di-O-methyltransferase: protein MDLARNGDHTGELFRAQAHIWNHIFNFINSMSLKCAIQLGIPDIIHKHGQPMALAQLIDALPINNAKAPFVYRLMRILIHSGFFIKAKIPGNEGQEGYALTSASKLLLANDPFSVTPFLLAMLDPILTDPWHHFSQWFQNNEETSFHTCHGTSLWELAGRQPQLNQFFNEGMASDARLVSTMVIKNCKDVFMGLNSLIDVGGGTGTVAKAIADAFPHLECSVLDLPHVVDGWESSKNLAYVGGDMFEAIPPADAVLLKWILHDWSDEECVQILRKCKEAIPSKEKGGKVIIIDMLLKSQQNGDDDAEAIETQLFFDMLMMVHVKGRERNEKDWEKLFLEAGFNGYKITPVLGLRSIIEVYYY, encoded by the exons atggatttggCTAGAAATGGTGACCATACTGGTGAGCTTTTTCGAGCTCAAGCTCACATATGGAACCATATATTCAACTTCATAAATTCCATGTCCCTCAAATGTGCAATTCAATTAGGCATTCCAGACATTATTCACAAGCATGGCCAGCCAATGGCCCTTGCTCAATTGATCGATGCTCTTCCCATCAATAATGCAAAAGCCCCTTTTGTTTATCGTCTTATGCGGATTTTAATCCACTCGGGATTCTTCATCAAAGCAAAGATTCCCGGTAATGAAGGCCAAGAGGGGTATGCACTCACTTCTGCTTCGAAACTTCTACTAGCAAATGACCCTTTTAGCGTGACACCGTTTCTACTTGCCATGCTTGATCCAATCTTGACTGATCCATGGCACCATTTTAGCCAGTGGTTTCAAAACAATGAAGAAACCTCATTTCATACCTGTCATGGGACATCACTTTGGGAGCTTGCAGGTCGCCAACCGCAGCTAAACCAGTTTTTCAATGAAGGCATGGCTAGTGATGCCCGGTTGGTTAGTACCATGGTTATCAAGAATTGTAAGGATGTTTTTATGGGGCTGAATTCGTTGATTGATGTTGGGGGTGGAACTGGAACTGTGGCTAAGGCTATTGCTGATGCTTTTCCTCATCTGGAATGCTCCGTGCTTGATCTTCCTCATGTCgttgatggctgggaaagtagtAAGAACTTGGCCTATGTGGGAGGTGACATGTTTGAAGCCATTCCTCCAGCAGATGCTGTTTTATTGAAG TGGATATTGCATGATTGGAGCGATGAGGAATGTGTACAAATACTCAGGAAATGTAAAGAAGCAATTCCTAGCAAGGAAAAGGGAGGCAAGGTGATAATTATTGACATGCTGCTGAAAAGCCAGCAAAATGGAGATGATGATGCAGAGGCTATTGAAACCCAATTGTTCTTCGATATGCTGATGATGGTTCATGTCaaaggaagagaaagaaatgagaAAGACTGGGAAAAGCTTTTCCTTGAGGCGGGCTTCAATGGCTATAAGATAACTCCAGTACTGGGCTTGAGATCGATCATTGaggtttattattattaa